Proteins from a single region of Desulfovibrio sp. X2:
- a CDS encoding putative nucleotidyltransferase substrate binding domain-containing protein encodes MSDDSNVAAEFLGRTLPFSELPADVLARTAAQCAVDFFPSGSVLLSRGQKAPDDVYVIQSGAVKIFLADDAGVETLADFRGEGGVVGVLSAVRGGPAHLSAAAVEDTFVFRLPAQVFRDLLATQPAMARYFLKNFSESYVAKAFAELRRRRLPPRAESSLPLFAVRVGDAVRRAPVTLPASADIRRAAEVMAEEGVGSILAVDAQGGVAGIVTDKDLRYKVVAQGLNYNWPVSEVMSAPVRTVPAEQDCFEALLSMMKHQIHHLAVEQGGRVTGVITSHDLMVLQGRSPFGLFSEIERERGFDGLYQLAAKVPLVIRPLVEEGARAGSVGRMIALLNEALLDRILSLLQEELGPPPAPFSWLLLGSEGRREQTFRTDQDNALVYKPPEGAAGGAEAAALARDYFLNFGRAAITHLKRCGFPPCPFGIMASEPRCNRSATDWDAFFRRIIAAPEPEQVMEATIFFDMRAGFGFLELGESVKEAACRAAAANEVFLGFMARDCLRARPPLSFFRGFLVEKNGEHKNTLDIKERGILPFVDFARLMALKLGAVESNTLSRLALARDAGLVSTGLHADLSQAFEFLSQVRLVHQLRLMEQGRQPDNHVDPASLSELERRTLKEAFGLVGAMQSLVREEFHLPG; translated from the coding sequence GTGAGCGACGACAGCAACGTGGCGGCCGAATTCCTGGGCAGGACCCTGCCCTTTTCCGAGCTTCCCGCGGACGTGCTCGCCCGCACGGCCGCGCAGTGCGCGGTGGACTTCTTTCCCTCCGGCTCCGTGCTGCTCAGCCGGGGCCAGAAGGCGCCGGACGACGTCTACGTCATCCAGAGCGGGGCGGTGAAGATCTTCCTCGCCGACGACGCGGGCGTGGAGACCCTGGCGGACTTCAGGGGGGAGGGCGGCGTGGTGGGCGTGCTCTCGGCCGTGCGCGGCGGCCCGGCCCATCTCTCGGCCGCCGCGGTGGAGGACACCTTCGTCTTCCGCCTGCCCGCCCAGGTCTTCCGCGACCTCCTGGCCACGCAGCCCGCCATGGCCAGGTACTTCCTCAAGAACTTCTCCGAGTCCTACGTGGCCAAGGCCTTTGCGGAGCTCAGGCGCCGCCGCCTGCCGCCGCGCGCGGAGTCGAGCCTGCCGCTCTTCGCCGTGCGCGTGGGCGACGCCGTGCGCCGCGCGCCGGTCACCCTGCCCGCCTCGGCGGACATCCGCCGCGCGGCCGAGGTCATGGCCGAGGAGGGCGTGGGCTCCATCCTGGCCGTGGACGCGCAGGGCGGGGTGGCGGGCATCGTCACGGACAAGGACCTGCGCTACAAGGTCGTGGCCCAGGGGCTCAACTACAACTGGCCCGTGTCCGAGGTCATGTCCGCGCCCGTGCGCACCGTGCCCGCGGAGCAGGACTGCTTCGAGGCCCTGCTCTCCATGATGAAGCACCAGATCCACCATCTGGCCGTGGAGCAGGGCGGCCGCGTGACGGGCGTCATCACCTCGCACGACCTGATGGTCCTGCAGGGCCGCTCGCCCTTCGGGCTGTTCAGCGAGATAGAGCGCGAGCGCGGCTTCGACGGCCTCTACCAGCTCGCGGCCAAGGTGCCCCTGGTCATCCGGCCGCTCGTGGAGGAGGGGGCCAGGGCGGGCAGCGTGGGGCGCATGATCGCGCTCCTGAACGAGGCCCTGCTCGACCGCATCCTGAGCCTGCTGCAGGAGGAGCTGGGGCCGCCGCCCGCGCCTTTCTCCTGGCTCCTGCTCGGCAGCGAGGGCCGCCGCGAGCAGACCTTCCGCACGGACCAGGACAACGCCCTGGTCTACAAGCCGCCCGAGGGGGCAGCGGGAGGGGCGGAGGCGGCGGCCCTGGCGCGCGACTACTTCCTGAACTTCGGGCGCGCGGCCATAACGCACCTCAAGCGCTGCGGCTTCCCGCCGTGCCCCTTCGGGATCATGGCCTCGGAGCCGCGCTGCAACAGGAGCGCGACGGACTGGGACGCCTTCTTCAGGCGCATCATCGCGGCGCCCGAGCCCGAGCAGGTCATGGAGGCGACCATCTTCTTCGACATGCGCGCGGGCTTCGGCTTCCTCGAGCTGGGCGAGTCCGTGAAGGAGGCGGCCTGCCGCGCCGCGGCGGCCAACGAGGTCTTCCTGGGCTTCATGGCGCGCGACTGCCTGCGCGCCCGGCCGCCGCTCTCCTTCTTCCGCGGCTTCCTGGTGGAGAAGAACGGCGAGCACAAGAACACCCTGGACATCAAGGAGCGCGGCATCCTGCCCTTCGTGGACTTCGCGCGGCTCATGGCCCTGAAGCTCGGGGCCGTGGAGAGCAACACCCTCTCGCGCCTGGCGCTGGCGCGCGACGCGGGGCTCGTTTCCACCGGCCTGCACGCCGACCTCTCCCAGGCCTTCGAGTTCCTCTCCCAGGTGCGGCTGGTGCACCAGCTGCGGCTCATGGAGCAGGGCAGGCAGCCGGACAACCACGTGGACCCCGCCTCGCTCAGCGAGCTCGAGCGCCGCACGCTCAAGGAGGCCTTCGGCCTCGTGGGCGCCATGCAGTCGCTGGTGCGCGAGGAGTTCCATCTGCCCGGCTGA